The Actinomyces lilanjuaniae genome segment GTTCGTGCTGGAGGAGGAGGCCCGTCCCGCCTACCACGCTGCCCTCGCCCACGGTGCCAACCACCTCGTGGTCCTGGTGGACCAGGCCGTGCGTGCCCTGGCTGCCGCAGGAGTTGCGGAGGGTGCCGCCACTGTGCGCCCGCTGCTGGTCGCAGCCCTGGAGCGAGCGTTGAGCGAGGGCCTGTCAGGGCTGAGCGGGCCGGTCTCCCGGGGCGACGCCGGAACCGTCGCCGGGCACCTGGAGGCCCTGGGTGCCCTGCGGGACGGGCAGGGACACCGCCTTGACGACGTCGTCTCCTCCTACCGCCATCTTGCCGAGGCCGCGGTGCAGCGCTGCCAGGAGGAGCACAGGCTCACTGACGTCCAGGCACAGCGGCTGCGAGAGGTCCTGTCCCCTGATTCGTGACCAGGCGGGTGTGAGACGGCCGGGTGCCGCAGGCGCGGGAGTGGCACCATTGGGTGTCGTCTACACTGCCTGGGCCGGGCCCGGGCCTTCCTGAAGAACCAAGGAGCACGCTATGCCGCTGACCGCCAACGACGTCCTCAACAAGAAGTTCCAGCTGACCCGGCTTCGTGCGGGCTACGAGCAGGACGAGGTCGACGCCTACCTCGACGAGGTCGTCGAGGCCATGCGCCTCCTGGAGGCCCAGGTCGGTGCGGCCGGCGCTGCGGCAGGTCCCGGTGAGGAGCAGATCGCGGCAGCGGTCGCCCCGCGTGACCACCGTATCGAGGAGCTGGAGCGGGAGAACGCCTACCTGCGCGGCGAGCTGGAGGCCGCTCGTGCCCGCGCGGGGGACTCTCGTGCCCAGTGAGCCGGTGCCCTCCGGGCAGCAGCCGTCCACTGGCCCGCTGCTGGTGAGGACCCGTGACGAGCTGGCGCAGGCCCTGGCGGACCGGCCCGGCCCCCGTGCCGTGGTCATGACGATGGGAGCCCTGCACCAGGGGCACCTGGACCTGGTGCGGCAGGCGGTGCAGCGCGTCGGCACGCACGGGACCGTGGTGGTGACGATCTTCGTCAACCCGCTTCAGTTCGCCGCCGGAGAGGACCTGGAGACCTACCCTCGCGACCTCGGCGGCGACCTGGCCAGGCTGGAGGAGGCCCTGGGCGGGACGGGAGGCTCCGAGGCGGCGGTCAGTGAGGCGGGCGGGAGGAGCAGCACCGGTGCCGACCGCCTGGTGGTCTTTGCCCCGACCCAGCAGGAGGTCTACCCCGGTGGACAGCCGCAGGTTCGTATCGACCCGGGGCCGGTAGGGCGTGTCCTGGAGGGCCGTACCCGGCCCACGCACTTTGCCGGTGTCTGCCAGGTGGTCCTCACCCTGCTCCACCTGACGGCACCCCGTTGGGCGCTGTTCGGCCGCAAGGACGCCCAGCAGCTCGCGGTCGTGCGCGCCATGGTGCGCGACCTGGCTGTGCCCGTGGAGGTCGTCGCGGTGGATACCCGCCGGGAGGCTGACGGGCTGGCCATGAGCTCACGCAACGCCTATCTCTCGCCTGAGGAGCGTCGGCAGGCACTGGCTCTGTCCCAGGCGCTCACCGCAGGCCGTGAGGCGGCGGCCGCAGGCGCGCGGCCCCAGGAGGTGCGGGAGGCGGCGCTCAGGGTCCTGGAGCGCGCCCCCGGAGCCAGGGTGGACTACGTGGCGCTGGTGGAGCCGGACACGTTCGTGGACCTGGCCGGGGTCGGGCTCGGCCTGGTGCCGCGGGCTCCCGGAGGCCGGCTGGGCCAGGTGAACGAGGTGAGCCGGCGTCAGGGTCTGCTGGCCGTGGCGGCCTGGGTGGGGGCGACCCGGCTCATTGACAACACCATCCTCGAGCTGGCGGCGCGGGACTAGGCTGGGTGTGATGACGACCCGTACCCGCACGATGATGACCTCCAAGATTCACCGGGCCACGGTGACCCGGGCTGACCTGGATTACGTCGGCTCCGTCACCGTGGACACCGACCTGCTTGAGGCGGCGGACATGCTTCCAGGTGAGCGCGTGGACGTCCTGGATTGCACCAACGGCAGCCGACTGACCACCTACACCATCCCCGGCCCGCGCGGCTCGGGGGAGGTCTGTGTCAACGGCGCGGCCGCCCACCTGGTGTCTCCCGGAGATGTCGTCATCCTCATCGCTTACTCCCAGCTCAGCGACGCCGAGGCCCGTACCTACGTGCCGCACGTGGTCTTCGTCGACGAGCGCAACCAGGTCGTCCACCTGGGAGGCGACCCGGGGGCGGTGCCCCAGGACGCCCAGGCGGCCCGCGTCCAGGGGCTGCGCTCCTCGGGCCTGACCTTTGAGGAGGCGCGCGCCTGACCCTAGGCGCCGTCCCGGCGGTTCACGCGTGTGATCGTCTCCCATGTGCATCAAGGTCAGTGATGCACATGGGAGCCTTGACCGTCATTCCAGAGCCGCCCAAGCTTCCGCGCGATTGCAGGGCTATAGGGGTCTACGATAAAAGATGAGCGTGCAACTCCGCGCATCGCGCCCACGACAGTGCTCACAATGGCACGCTCGCCCTCCATGACGTCCTGGTGGGGCAGCCGAATCGTCACGTACCCGAGCCGGGCGGCCGCGTGCTCGCGGTGCCGGTCCTTGCGGATCTGCTCCCGTGAGCTGTGGAACTCGTAGCCGTCTATCTCGAGGATGAGCCACCCCTCGACAAGGAAGTCCACCTCGCCTACGTCCTCGATCCACACGCCGCACTCCACCCGCAGCCCGGCACGGCGCAGCGCCAGGCGGACTACTGTCTCCAGCACGGACCTGGTGCCCGGCTCGGTCTGGGCAAGGCGGTTGCGCGCGGTGGCGGCGTACCGGGAGGTCAGGAGGTCAGACACCTCCTCGCGGGTAACATCCCCGCGGTGGAGCGCAGCGTCTGCGACCGCGACGGCAGGTGTCTCATCCATGCAGACCAGGCAGCAGGCAACGACCTGGGCTGGGACGACGAGTGGCAGGCCGTCAACCGTCATCGGGGTGAGCTCGAGGACACGGTGGAGCCGGACACCGTCGAGCGGGCGCTTGACGGAGGCACGGACACCATGGTTACGGCTGACGGCGACGTGGACCTCCTCTGGCGGGTGCAGCACGGGGTAGCCGAGGACCTCCGCCGCGCTGGCGCAGGTCAGATGGCCCCGGAAGGAACGCGCGACCACGGTGCGGTGGTCGGTGTGGAGGGCCACCAGGAGAGAGCGGCCCTGACGGTGGAGAAGCCCAGCAGCCAGGGCGACCTTGACAGCCTCCTGCTCAGCAGGGGTGTGGGCGACCTCGTCGGAGTGCGCGGCCCCGTGCAGGGAGGCGACGTGCTCCAGGAGAAGTGAGACGGCGGCGTCAGCGTGGTTCATATGCTGACGCTGCCTTGCGGTGGCCGGTTCCGCTCGGCTGGTGCTGCGGCTGCCCACCGGTGGTTGAGCCTGGCTGGCGAGAGCGCCCCCTGTGGTGACCGGGTCGTGCTGACATCGCGAGTACGCTGAGCTCGTGGGCGAAAAGAAGACAAGAGGGCGACAAAGGATGTGATAGGCATGACACAGGCGGGCGCGGATGGTCCCGGGGAGAATATGCAGGTTTATGTCCGCCGTGAGCTCACACTGGACGACGTGGTTGCGGCGGTCCCGGCTGGTTACGCCGTGGAGGGCGTTGACGGCGACGGGGCGTACATCACCGTGCGGCGCGAGGGGACAAAGGAGGTCCTCGCCGTCCTGGAGGAGAACTCCCTGGACATGGACTTCCGCTTCTACGACTATCTCGTCGAGGTCTCCGGCAAGGACGCCATGCACTTTGTGTACGACGTACACGAGGTGAGTTCTGGGCGCCAGCCGCGTGATCGCCGGTCAGCGTGCGACCGCAGGCTCGAGCTGGCCGTCCGCCTGGCCCAGGCCGGTGACGGCGTGGTCGCGGACGCCCTGACCCGCCAGCTGTGGCCAGAGCCTGGGCCGCACGTGCCGGACTACGACCTTGACGCGGAGGACGAGGAGCCTGGACCCAGGGTGCGGGTGGTCTGCATGACCTGGTACGTGCGCCACCGGGTGTGCAGCCAGCCGGTGCACGCCTGGGTGCGGGCGCTCAGCGCGGTCGCCCCACAGTGGCTTCCTACCAGGTACACGGGCGTCGCCCGGATGTGGCCCTTTGACGTGGGGCGCCTGGAGGAGGTCGAGGAGCGCTGGCGCAGCGACGAGAACGGGGTCAACATGGACTCGCCCTCCCCGATTGACCTCGCCTTGTTTCGCCATCTGGATCCGCGTGAG includes the following:
- the panD gene encoding aspartate 1-decarboxylase yields the protein MTTRTRTMMTSKIHRATVTRADLDYVGSVTVDTDLLEAADMLPGERVDVLDCTNGSRLTTYTIPGPRGSGEVCVNGAAAHLVSPGDVVILIAYSQLSDAEARTYVPHVVFVDERNQVVHLGGDPGAVPQDAQAARVQGLRSSGLTFEEARA
- a CDS encoding 4-phosphopantoate--beta-alanine ligase, translated to MPSEPVPSGQQPSTGPLLVRTRDELAQALADRPGPRAVVMTMGALHQGHLDLVRQAVQRVGTHGTVVVTIFVNPLQFAAGEDLETYPRDLGGDLARLEEALGGTGGSEAAVSEAGGRSSTGADRLVVFAPTQQEVYPGGQPQVRIDPGPVGRVLEGRTRPTHFAGVCQVVLTLLHLTAPRWALFGRKDAQQLAVVRAMVRDLAVPVEVVAVDTRREADGLAMSSRNAYLSPEERRQALALSQALTAGREAAAAGARPQEVREAALRVLERAPGARVDYVALVEPDTFVDLAGVGLGLVPRAPGGRLGQVNEVSRRQGLLAVAAWVGATRLIDNTILELAARD
- a CDS encoding endonuclease domain-containing protein, whose amino-acid sequence is MNHADAAVSLLLEHVASLHGAAHSDEVAHTPAEQEAVKVALAAGLLHRQGRSLLVALHTDHRTVVARSFRGHLTCASAAEVLGYPVLHPPEEVHVAVSRNHGVRASVKRPLDGVRLHRVLELTPMTVDGLPLVVPAQVVACCLVCMDETPAVAVADAALHRGDVTREEVSDLLTSRYAATARNRLAQTEPGTRSVLETVVRLALRRAGLRVECGVWIEDVGEVDFLVEGWLILEIDGYEFHSSREQIRKDRHREHAAARLGYVTIRLPHQDVMEGERAIVSTVVGAMRGVARSSFIVDPYSPAIARKLGRLWNDGQGSHVHH